In Rhizobiales bacterium NRL2, a genomic segment contains:
- a CDS encoding transglutaminase, which yields MLIRIGYEIVHDCPQPTPMLLLLHTHFSRVSDFVRPDHMIVSPSVPMDAYRDGFGNWCTRIVAPAGPTTVTADALIRDSGQPDPALYSAAQHPVEELPAEVLTFLLGSRYCETDRLMEAAWDLFGHTPPGWQRVQAICDYVHNHITFDYFRARPTMTALDVFNERFGVCRDYTHLAIAFLRCLNIPARYCTGYLSDIGFEPTEPDFAAWLEVWLNGGWRIFDPRNNTPRYGRILIARGRDATDVPISLTFGPNTLQSFRVWTYPVDDAAN from the coding sequence ATGCTCATCAGGATCGGCTACGAGATCGTTCATGATTGCCCGCAGCCGACGCCAATGCTGCTGCTGCTGCACACTCATTTTTCACGCGTTTCGGATTTCGTCCGCCCGGACCACATGATCGTGAGTCCATCGGTTCCGATGGACGCCTATCGCGACGGCTTCGGCAACTGGTGCACGCGGATCGTCGCCCCGGCCGGTCCGACGACGGTCACCGCCGACGCGTTGATCCGGGATTCCGGCCAACCCGATCCGGCGCTGTACTCGGCCGCCCAACACCCGGTGGAGGAACTGCCCGCCGAGGTGCTGACCTTCCTGCTCGGCAGCCGCTATTGCGAAACCGACCGGCTGATGGAAGCCGCATGGGATCTTTTCGGTCATACGCCGCCTGGCTGGCAGCGCGTCCAGGCGATCTGCGACTATGTGCATAACCACATCACGTTCGACTATTTCCGGGCGCGGCCCACGATGACCGCCCTGGACGTCTTCAACGAGCGTTTCGGCGTCTGCCGGGACTACACCCACCTGGCGATCGCCTTCCTGCGCTGCCTGAACATCCCGGCGCGCTACTGCACCGGCTATCTCAGCGATATCGGCTTCGAGCCGACCGAACCGGATTTCGCCGCCTGGCTGGAAGTCTGGCTCAACGGCGGTTGGCGTATCTTCGATCCGCGCAACAATACGCCACGCTATGGCCGCATTCTCATCGCCCGCGGCCGGGACGCCACGGACGTGCCCATCAGCCTGACCTTCGGCCCCAACACGCTTCAGAGCTTCCGTGTCTGGACCTATCCCGTCGACGACGCCGCCAACTGA
- a CDS encoding cyclohexanone monooxygenase, protein MVTDKNKTHYEAIVIGAGVCGIYQIKRLAEMGMDATVLEAGGDLGGTWYFNRYPGCRFDSESYTYGYTFSQELLDEWHWVEAYSPQPENLKYLNFVADKFDLRKYMQFNVFVKSAHWDEAENLWRLGLDDGRTLTTRFLVMGLGLLSQPTMPRVEGIDDFKGQSFHTYYWPHEGVDLKGKKVGIIGTGATAIQVIGEIADKVGELTVFQRRPNWAAPLNNYRIDDEKMADIRSRYDEIFANCAKSPGGFEHQPDRRGFWEVTREERIQLWDRLYDEPGFGIWLQNFREIFTDEKANAEFSEYIADRIRQRVDDKELAEKLIPRDHGFGVQRVPLETNYYEAYNRDNVSLVDLSETPLKRITEKGIMTSDDVEREFDIIIYGTGFDAITGAYDHIDIRGVGGERLKAKWDEAIQTYLGMFIHGFPNMFLPAGPQSGSASTNYPRGIETGVNWVSDMLEYVQERGYTRVEASAEAEKEWTDHVVQMYSVMLMRKAKSWFTGYNSNVEGHEHGNPRYLVYNGGAPKYVQRIRQVAGAGYEGIEMTSGEAYAAALNAQRVGDAAD, encoded by the coding sequence ATGGTGACAGACAAGAACAAGACACACTATGAGGCCATTGTGATAGGCGCCGGCGTGTGCGGCATCTATCAGATCAAGCGCCTCGCCGAAATGGGCATGGACGCGACCGTGCTGGAGGCCGGGGGCGACCTCGGCGGCACATGGTATTTCAACCGCTATCCGGGCTGCCGTTTCGATTCGGAGAGCTACACCTATGGCTACACGTTCTCGCAGGAACTGCTGGACGAGTGGCACTGGGTCGAGGCCTATTCGCCGCAGCCGGAGAACCTGAAGTATCTGAACTTCGTTGCCGACAAGTTCGACCTGCGCAAGTACATGCAGTTCAACGTCTTCGTGAAGTCGGCGCACTGGGACGAGGCGGAGAACCTCTGGCGTCTTGGCCTTGACGACGGCCGCACCCTGACCACCCGTTTCCTGGTCATGGGCCTCGGTCTGCTGTCGCAGCCGACCATGCCGCGCGTCGAAGGTATCGACGACTTCAAGGGCCAGTCCTTCCACACCTATTACTGGCCGCACGAAGGCGTGGACCTGAAGGGCAAGAAGGTCGGTATCATCGGCACCGGCGCCACCGCCATCCAGGTGATCGGCGAGATCGCCGACAAGGTGGGCGAGCTGACCGTGTTCCAGCGCCGGCCGAACTGGGCCGCGCCGCTGAACAACTACCGGATCGACGACGAGAAGATGGCGGACATCCGCTCGCGCTATGACGAGATCTTCGCCAACTGCGCCAAGTCGCCGGGCGGCTTCGAACATCAGCCCGACCGGCGCGGCTTCTGGGAAGTCACGCGCGAGGAGCGGATCCAGCTCTGGGACCGTCTCTATGACGAGCCGGGCTTCGGCATCTGGCTGCAGAACTTCCGTGAGATCTTCACCGACGAGAAGGCGAACGCGGAGTTCTCCGAGTACATCGCCGACCGTATCCGCCAGCGCGTCGACGACAAGGAACTGGCCGAGAAGCTGATTCCGCGCGATCACGGCTTCGGCGTCCAGCGCGTGCCGCTGGAGACCAACTACTACGAGGCCTACAACCGGGACAATGTGAGCCTGGTCGACCTCTCCGAGACGCCGCTGAAGCGGATCACGGAGAAGGGGATCATGACCTCCGACGACGTCGAGCGCGAGTTCGACATCATCATCTACGGCACGGGCTTCGACGCCATCACCGGCGCCTACGATCACATCGATATCCGTGGCGTCGGCGGCGAACGGCTGAAAGCCAAGTGGGACGAGGCGATCCAGACCTATCTGGGCATGTTCATCCACGGTTTCCCGAACATGTTCCTGCCCGCCGGTCCGCAGTCCGGTTCCGCGTCGACCAACTACCCGCGCGGCATCGAGACCGGCGTGAACTGGGTCAGCGACATGCTGGAATACGTCCAGGAGCGGGGCTACACCCGCGTCGAGGCGAGCGCCGAGGCCGAGAAGGAATGGACCGACCATGTTGTCCAGATGTACTCGGTCATGCTGATGCGGAAGGCCAAGTCCTGGTTCACCGGCTACAACTCGAATGTCGAGGGCCATGAACACGGCAATCCGCGCTATCTGGTCTACAACGGCGGGGCGCCGAAATATGTCCAGCGCATCAGGCAGGTCGCCGGCGCCGGCTACGAGGGCATCGAGATGACCTCCGGCGAGGCCTACGCCGCGGCCCTGAACGCCCAGCGCGTGGGCGACGCCGCCGACTGA
- a CDS encoding sodium:proton antiporter: MNFFEIAAILVCLAAGFGVLNQFSLRLPNTIGLVVIGLVASLILIGLDAVIPGFSLDDRVRKELFGIDFADTLLEGMLGFLLFAGALHVDFDALRKEKWAVASMATIGVLTSAALVATGFHFLAGVPFIIALVFGALISPTDPVAVLGLLKRIKVPHSLETKIAAESLFNDGVAYVLFLIVTALAFGGHESPLGAMDVARLFVVEVGGGAVLGGVAGWLVFQAMRRMDDYALEVLLTLALVMGTYALAIRLHVSGPIAVVVAGLLIGHSGVRYGMSENTREHVEAFWRMIDEILNAVLFLLVGLEVLAVAFHTEDILLGLVCIPLVIAARFLAVGLPVTVLRLRRTFTTGAIPMLTWGGLRGGISVALVLSLPDESEYKPLLLTVTYVIVIFSIIVQGLTMENVIRYFLARKNPEPE; the protein is encoded by the coding sequence GTGAATTTCTTCGAGATCGCCGCCATTCTGGTCTGTCTGGCGGCAGGCTTCGGCGTCCTCAACCAGTTTTCCCTGCGCCTGCCCAACACGATCGGCCTGGTCGTCATCGGCCTCGTCGCGTCCCTGATCCTGATCGGCCTCGACGCCGTGATACCGGGTTTTTCTCTCGACGACAGGGTGCGCAAGGAACTGTTCGGCATCGATTTCGCCGACACCCTGCTGGAGGGCATGCTCGGCTTCCTGCTGTTCGCCGGTGCGTTGCATGTCGACTTCGATGCGCTGCGCAAGGAGAAGTGGGCGGTCGCTTCCATGGCGACCATCGGCGTGCTCACCTCTGCGGCGCTGGTGGCGACGGGGTTCCATTTTCTCGCCGGGGTTCCCTTCATCATCGCGCTGGTCTTCGGCGCCCTGATTTCGCCGACCGATCCGGTCGCCGTGCTCGGCCTGTTGAAGCGCATCAAGGTGCCGCATTCGCTGGAGACCAAGATCGCGGCGGAAAGCCTGTTCAACGACGGGGTGGCCTATGTGCTCTTCCTGATCGTCACGGCGCTGGCCTTCGGCGGCCATGAGTCCCCGCTCGGCGCGATGGATGTGGCGCGGCTCTTCGTGGTTGAGGTCGGTGGCGGCGCGGTCCTGGGCGGCGTGGCGGGCTGGCTCGTCTTCCAGGCGATGCGGCGCATGGACGACTATGCGCTGGAGGTGTTGCTCACCCTCGCTCTGGTGATGGGAACCTACGCTCTGGCGATCCGCCTGCACGTCAGTGGCCCCATCGCCGTTGTCGTCGCCGGCCTGCTGATCGGCCACAGCGGCGTCCGCTACGGCATGAGCGAGAATACCCGCGAACATGTCGAAGCCTTCTGGCGGATGATCGACGAGATTCTGAACGCGGTGCTGTTCCTGCTGGTGGGCCTGGAGGTACTGGCGGTCGCCTTCCACACCGAAGACATCCTGCTGGGCCTCGTCTGTATCCCTCTTGTCATCGCGGCCCGTTTCCTGGCGGTGGGGCTGCCGGTCACGGTCCTGCGCCTGCGCCGCACGTTCACCACGGGTGCGATTCCCATGCTCACCTGGGGCGGGCTGCGCGGCGGCATCTCCGTGGCGCTGGTGCTTTCGCTGCCCGACGAGAGCGAATACAAGCCGCTGCTGCTGACGGTGACCTACGTGATCGTCATCTTCTCGATCATCGTCCAGGGCCTGACGATGGAGAACGTGATCCGCTATTTCCTCGCCAGGAAGAACCCCGAGCCCGAATGA
- a CDS encoding protease, whose product MAENSKRVAILVTDGFEEVELCEPREALQDAGMETVIVAPHDGKVTSWQKTDWGSKFEVDATLAETDGADYDALLLPGGVINPDALRIKDKAVAFVQSFVEAEKPVAAICHGPWTLIEAGAAKGRKMTSWPSLKNDLANAGAEWVDQEVVVDGNFVTSRNPGDLPAFCRETVRLFQAA is encoded by the coding sequence ATGGCCGAGAACAGCAAGCGGGTGGCCATCCTGGTCACCGACGGATTCGAGGAAGTGGAACTGTGCGAGCCCCGTGAGGCCTTGCAGGACGCCGGCATGGAGACGGTTATCGTCGCGCCGCACGACGGCAAGGTAACCAGCTGGCAGAAGACCGACTGGGGCAGCAAGTTCGAGGTCGACGCCACCCTGGCCGAGACGGACGGGGCCGACTACGACGCCCTGTTGCTGCCCGGCGGTGTGATCAATCCGGACGCGCTGCGCATCAAGGACAAGGCAGTCGCCTTCGTGCAGAGCTTCGTCGAGGCGGAGAAGCCGGTGGCCGCGATCTGCCACGGTCCCTGGACACTGATCGAGGCCGGCGCGGCGAAGGGCCGGAAGATGACCTCCTGGCCGTCGCTGAAGAACGATCTGGCCAACGCCGGGGCGGAATGGGTCGACCAGGAGGTCGTGGTCGACGGCAATTTCGTCACCAGCCGCAATCCCGGCGACCTGCCGGCCTTCTGCAGGGAGACGGTCCGTCTGTTCCAGGCTGCCTAG
- a CDS encoding DUF3066 domain-containing protein, protein MSRHITHDRSYDTVDRDAFSVMMDVERYNRRSDAFDEIISATHDHFWDPLNPVYVDFSQPFDIDNEYIMPPEQVPELSGAVYDRLDEGQRIRLANESTRWGVSSILHGEQGALSLSASLCHILVDPGAQEYASNQAREEARHVTGFAKYIAHRWGTAYPVGDSLGSLMEELVLAPEVYKKLVGMQMLIEGLAMGAFANLHRYTNDPVLKRLVQLVMTDEAFHHKFGKIWADRTIPKLSEEEHRIVEDWAAKCFETLLFNLTNIRQKRAIYPQFGLDWEWVRDSVREVYRDRDSKRRNDLKDPTNIMRVLVKTLLNAGIITDRTRPLYANWIDVDDLEREEGLHIGEAIAADGIEYLKELNKGRKVIGQKPI, encoded by the coding sequence ATGTCCCGCCACATTACCCATGACCGGTCCTACGACACAGTCGACCGGGACGCCTTCTCCGTCATGATGGACGTGGAGCGCTACAATCGCCGCTCCGACGCCTTCGACGAGATCATTTCGGCCACGCACGACCATTTCTGGGATCCGCTGAACCCGGTCTACGTGGATTTCTCCCAGCCCTTCGACATCGACAACGAATACATCATGCCGCCGGAGCAGGTGCCGGAGCTTTCGGGCGCGGTCTACGACCGCCTCGACGAGGGTCAGCGCATCCGGTTGGCGAACGAATCCACGCGCTGGGGCGTCTCTTCCATCCTGCACGGCGAGCAGGGCGCGCTCAGCCTCTCGGCCAGCCTCTGCCACATCCTGGTCGATCCGGGCGCGCAGGAATACGCCTCCAACCAGGCCCGCGAGGAGGCCCGCCACGTCACCGGCTTCGCGAAGTACATCGCCCACCGCTGGGGCACCGCCTACCCGGTCGGCGACTCGCTGGGCTCGCTGATGGAAGAGCTCGTGCTGGCGCCGGAGGTGTACAAGAAGCTGGTCGGCATGCAGATGCTGATCGAGGGGCTGGCCATGGGCGCCTTCGCCAACCTTCACCGATACACCAACGACCCGGTGCTCAAGCGCCTGGTACAGCTGGTCATGACCGACGAGGCCTTCCACCACAAGTTCGGCAAGATCTGGGCGGACCGCACCATTCCGAAGCTCTCGGAAGAGGAGCACCGCATCGTCGAGGACTGGGCGGCGAAGTGCTTCGAGACCCTGCTATTCAATCTCACCAATATCCGCCAGAAGCGGGCGATCTACCCGCAGTTCGGCCTGGACTGGGAGTGGGTGCGCGACTCGGTGCGCGAGGTCTACCGGGATCGCGATTCCAAACGCCGCAACGACCTGAAGGATCCGACCAACATCATGCGCGTGCTGGTCAAGACCCTGCTCAATGCCGGAATCATCACCGACCGCACGCGGCCGCTCTACGCCAACTGGATCGACGTCGACGATCTGGAGCGCGAGGAGGGCCTGCACATCGGCGAGGCCATCGCGGCCGACGGCATCGAGTACCTGAAGGAACTCAACAAGGGCCGCAAGGTGATCGGCCAGAAGCCGATCTGA
- a CDS encoding methyltransferase type 11: protein MTPTVAEKPPAEIYDEKFVPALFGQWGPVIAGLAGIGAGHRVLDVACGTGALTLACAERAGDRGRVAGLDANPEMLEVARRKTDTVEWHEGMAEALPFESGSFDAVVSQFGMMFFDDRPRALREMARVLRPGGRLAVAVCGDVARSPGYAVFAGLLDRLFGRQVGDAFRAPFALGDRVLLGAIAGEAGLSGAAIEDHWGQVRFDSIEALVSTERACVWTLGGILDDAQFESLLAESARELAPFRGTDGRVAFDMPALILTWQKPAA from the coding sequence ATGACGCCTACCGTCGCCGAGAAGCCGCCCGCCGAGATCTACGACGAGAAATTCGTGCCGGCCCTGTTCGGTCAGTGGGGACCCGTGATCGCCGGTCTTGCCGGAATCGGCGCCGGGCATCGCGTGCTCGACGTCGCCTGCGGCACGGGCGCTCTGACCCTGGCCTGCGCCGAACGCGCAGGCGACAGGGGCCGGGTCGCCGGTCTCGACGCCAATCCGGAAATGCTGGAGGTCGCACGGCGGAAGACGGACACCGTCGAATGGCATGAGGGGATGGCCGAGGCATTGCCGTTCGAGAGCGGCAGTTTCGATGCCGTGGTCAGCCAGTTCGGCATGATGTTCTTCGACGACCGGCCGCGGGCGCTCCGCGAGATGGCGCGCGTGCTCCGTCCGGGCGGCCGGCTTGCGGTCGCCGTCTGCGGCGACGTCGCCCGTTCGCCGGGCTACGCTGTCTTCGCAGGTCTGCTGGATCGCCTGTTCGGGCGGCAGGTCGGCGACGCCTTCCGCGCGCCCTTCGCGCTGGGCGACAGGGTCCTGCTCGGCGCCATCGCCGGAGAGGCCGGCCTCTCCGGCGCCGCGATCGAGGACCATTGGGGCCAGGTGCGCTTCGACAGCATCGAGGCGCTTGTCTCGACCGAGCGCGCCTGCGTCTGGACCCTCGGCGGCATTCTGGACGACGCGCAGTTCGAAAGCCTGCTGGCGGAATCGGCGCGCGAACTGGCGCCGTTCAGGGGAACGGACGGACGCGTCGCGTTCGACATGCCCGCCCTGATCCTGACCTGGCAAAAGCCGGCGGCCTGA
- a CDS encoding short-chain dehydrogenase — protein MTKRTALVTCAERYMGPAIARRFEELGIDVIRGGEPMKSQAECEALVAEAGRIDILVANLAEPPMTGPVEAIDNADWRRLFESMVDPLMYVVRAVVPQMRERRSGRIIAVTSAAPLRGIPNNAAYCAARGAQNGFIKALGLELARENIQANAIAQNYINNDTYYPDDILDNAKFLEHVKRNVPTNRVGAAEETAELAAYLASERCNHMVGQVIPLAGGWAT, from the coding sequence ATGACCAAGCGAACCGCCCTCGTCACCTGCGCCGAGCGCTATATGGGCCCGGCGATCGCCCGCAGGTTCGAGGAGCTCGGTATTGACGTGATCCGGGGCGGCGAGCCCATGAAGAGCCAGGCCGAATGCGAGGCGCTGGTCGCGGAGGCAGGCCGGATCGACATCCTGGTCGCCAACCTGGCCGAGCCGCCGATGACCGGGCCGGTCGAGGCGATCGACAATGCGGACTGGCGGAGGCTGTTCGAATCCATGGTCGATCCGCTGATGTATGTGGTCCGCGCGGTGGTTCCACAGATGCGGGAGCGGCGGTCGGGCCGGATCATCGCCGTGACCAGCGCGGCGCCGCTGCGGGGCATCCCCAACAACGCCGCATACTGCGCCGCGCGCGGCGCGCAGAACGGCTTCATCAAGGCCCTGGGGCTCGAACTGGCGCGCGAGAACATCCAGGCCAACGCCATCGCGCAGAACTACATCAATAACGACACTTATTATCCGGACGACATTCTGGACAACGCGAAGTTCCTCGAGCACGTCAAACGCAACGTGCCGACCAACCGCGTGGGCGCGGCCGAGGAAACCGCAGAACTCGCCGCCTACCTCGCCAGCGAACGATGCAACCACATGGTCGGCCAGGTCATCCCCCTGGCCGGCGGCTGGGCGACCTGA
- a CDS encoding pirin: MRRRSPSRRNELSRSIAQTVTAHQQREGAGFLVRRPVPTRGLDQVDPFLMLDEVGPVDYGPGKALGAPDHPHRGFETVSYILQGEKLHEDSTGKTQLIRAGDVQWMTAGAGIVHSELPSPEMQRAGGTAHGFQIWVNLPAREKFAEPGYQHLAGAEIPRAASPDGRIEVVVIAGEAFGVAAKIGTRTPIWLQDWRVGAGAEAEIAIPTDFNAAAYVFDGAVSFGPERETVERGQMAVFGPGTSLTVSGTGEGGRFLLLGGTPIGEPVARYGPFVMNSEEEIHAAVRDYQSGRMGVIERV, encoded by the coding sequence ATGCGGCGAAGGTCGCCGTCGAGGAGAAATGAGTTGAGCCGCAGCATCGCGCAGACCGTTACCGCGCACCAGCAGCGCGAGGGAGCGGGCTTCCTGGTCCGCCGGCCCGTGCCCACCAGGGGGCTGGACCAGGTCGACCCGTTCCTGATGCTGGACGAGGTCGGTCCCGTCGACTACGGGCCCGGGAAGGCGCTCGGCGCGCCCGATCATCCGCACCGGGGCTTCGAGACGGTTTCCTACATCCTGCAGGGCGAGAAGCTGCACGAGGATTCGACCGGCAAGACGCAGCTCATCCGCGCCGGCGACGTGCAGTGGATGACCGCCGGCGCCGGCATCGTGCATTCGGAGCTGCCTTCGCCTGAAATGCAGCGGGCGGGCGGCACGGCGCACGGCTTCCAGATCTGGGTCAACCTGCCGGCCCGGGAGAAGTTCGCCGAGCCCGGCTACCAGCATCTCGCCGGCGCCGAGATTCCGCGGGCGGCGAGCCCGGACGGCCGCATCGAAGTGGTGGTCATCGCCGGCGAGGCCTTCGGCGTGGCGGCGAAGATCGGCACGCGTACGCCGATCTGGCTGCAGGACTGGCGCGTCGGAGCCGGCGCGGAGGCGGAAATCGCCATCCCGACGGACTTCAACGCCGCCGCCTATGTCTTCGACGGCGCGGTATCCTTCGGTCCGGAACGCGAAACAGTCGAACGCGGCCAGATGGCCGTCTTCGGGCCGGGAACCTCGCTGACCGTGTCCGGGACCGGCGAGGGCGGGCGTTTCCTGCTGCTGGGCGGCACCCCCATCGGCGAGCCCGTGGCGCGCTACGGTCCCTTCGTCATGAACTCGGAGGAGGAGATCCACGCCGCCGTCCGCGACTACCAGTCCGGCCGCATGGGTGTGATCGAACGCGTCTGA
- a CDS encoding thioesterase yields MSQRNAFRFAHPFRVRYAEIDGQGIVFNAHYLTYFDTAITEYLRHLGYDYEAEVKRTGDDFHIVKTTLEYRAPIRFDEEIEVGVRVPRIGRSSLVFELGIFGKGETEPRAAGENIWVNTNQSTHKTVPVPDALIRLIRDLEGEALELARPV; encoded by the coding sequence ATGAGCCAGCGCAATGCGTTCCGTTTCGCCCACCCGTTCCGCGTCCGCTATGCGGAGATCGACGGCCAGGGCATCGTCTTCAACGCTCATTACCTGACCTATTTCGACACCGCGATCACCGAGTATCTGCGGCATCTGGGCTATGACTACGAGGCCGAGGTCAAACGCACGGGCGACGACTTCCACATTGTCAAGACGACGCTGGAGTACAGGGCGCCGATCCGCTTCGACGAGGAGATCGAGGTTGGCGTCCGCGTGCCGCGGATCGGGCGGTCATCGCTGGTGTTCGAACTCGGCATCTTCGGCAAGGGCGAGACCGAACCCCGCGCCGCGGGCGAAAACATCTGGGTCAACACGAACCAGTCGACCCACAAGACCGTGCCGGTGCCCGACGCTCTGATCCGCCTGATCCGCGATCTGGAAGGCGAGGCGCTGGAACTGGCGCGGCCGGTATGA
- a CDS encoding formate transporter FocA translates to MPNGTGNPMDAYTPAEMAVRVRTVGVAKARLPAVSVLTLGVLAGAFIAFGAVLYTIVMTGSPLGFGPARLLGGAAFSLGLILVVVGGAELFTGNSLMVMAWAARQVSTARLLRNWALVYPANLAGALGTLGLVWLAGTHDMAGGAVGDTAAAIAAAKLSLSPLEAFARGVLCNVLVCLAVWLCFAARDVAGKVLVIVPPITAFVALGFEHSVANMYLIPAGMLAGGEFDLAGLLGNLVPVTLGNIAGGGLLVAGVYWICYLRGRTDETD, encoded by the coding sequence ATGCCGAACGGAACCGGCAACCCCATGGACGCCTATACGCCGGCCGAGATGGCCGTGCGCGTCCGCACTGTCGGTGTCGCCAAAGCCAGGCTCCCCGCCGTCTCCGTCCTCACCCTGGGCGTGCTGGCGGGAGCGTTCATAGCCTTCGGCGCGGTCCTCTACACCATCGTCATGACAGGCTCGCCGCTGGGGTTCGGGCCCGCGCGGCTGCTCGGCGGCGCGGCTTTCTCGCTGGGCCTGATCCTGGTGGTCGTCGGCGGCGCGGAGCTGTTCACGGGCAACAGCCTGATGGTCATGGCCTGGGCGGCGCGGCAGGTGAGCACGGCGCGTCTGCTGCGCAACTGGGCGCTGGTCTATCCAGCCAACCTGGCCGGGGCGCTGGGCACTCTTGGCCTCGTCTGGCTCGCCGGAACCCACGACATGGCCGGCGGCGCGGTCGGCGACACCGCGGCGGCGATCGCCGCCGCCAAGCTGTCCCTGTCCCCCCTCGAGGCCTTCGCCCGCGGCGTACTCTGCAACGTGCTGGTCTGTCTCGCCGTATGGCTCTGCTTCGCCGCCCGCGACGTCGCCGGCAAGGTGCTGGTGATCGTGCCCCCGATCACCGCCTTCGTGGCGCTCGGCTTCGAGCATTCGGTCGCCAACATGTACCTGATCCCGGCCGGGATGCTGGCGGGCGGCGAGTTCGATCTTGCCGGCCTGCTCGGCAACCTCGTTCCCGTGACGCTGGGCAACATCGCCGGCGGCGGCCTGCTCGTCGCTGGCGTCTACTGGATCTGCTACCTGCGCGGCCGTACCGACGAGACTGACTAG